The stretch of DNA CCTCGACCGTATGCTCCCGGCCTTCCTCCCGCAAGGCCTTTTGCAAAGATTTCAAGATCGCTTCCTCGGTGTCGATAATGGTCCCGTCCACATCAAAAATGAAACAACGATACATCGCTTATCTCCTTTTCCCGTTTGATCATTCGCGGCTTTCCCATTCGAATCGATGCCGTCCCCGCTTAAACCCTTTCGCCCGCAGGCGCCGCCGGTCTTTCCCGAACGGGCCGGCATCTTTCTTCCGCCGCCTTCCGGCACAAAATCCCCCATTCATTCCGCCGTTTCTTTCCGGCTCCGGTCCCATTCCGCGCATTCTGGGCGCGGGACGGCCTCCCTATCGCAAGGACGCGGAAAGGGCGCCTTTTTCCGTTTCCGAAAAAAGACGATCCGCGCCCTTCCCGGATGTTCCTTTTTTTGCTTCACCCGCCCTTTTTCGGGATCGCTTCATCGCCGAGCGGCAAAGGGGAAATGATCTTCCGGTCTCGCAGGCGGCCGGACAACCGCGCGGGGAAGGCCGGCAAAACCAATTCTATTTTAATCGGAAAATCACGGATCATGAAACGAAAATTTTTCAACAAATCCCGCATCGGGAAAAGGGAGCCATCCCATCGGGGCCGCCCTGCACGGAACCCTCCCTTACCGGGCGGGATGAATCCCTTGGGCGCCCGCGACTTGCCGGCCGCCAGAAAAATCGGTATGAAAAGGGCAAGGATTGGGGCACCATCCCGAGTTTCCCGGTTCGTCGGCTGCCAGGAAAATCGGTGAAGAAAATCGCAACGATTGCGATGTCCATCCGGCGGACCGGGCCGCCGGGCAGATCCCGGCCGGCGCCTCCCCGGACCCGCGGCGCGCACCGATTAGGGAAAGCCGTTCTTCGCCGCAGCTCTTCAGGCAAAGACCTTGCCGGCGATCCGCCTGTTCCCGGACAGCGGCCCGGCCGCGGGAAAACCTCCGGGGATTCAAAAGGCCTTCCCGGCGCCGGCTGCAGCCGCATCTTCCGCAGCCCCCATGATTTAAAAACATTTCCGCCCTTCCGCCCGGACGGATTTTGCCGGCAAGCAACAGAAAAAGGAGCCTTGCGGCTCCTTATGAAAAATTTTAACAAACGGAAAAACGAAAGGAATGAATGGCTGGTATGGGCGATAAAATGAAACTTTTCATTTCACCAGCTTGTAATTTTTGTGGTTGACCACCGTTTTTAACGGTTCGCCCGTTTTCGGATTTTTTCCGAATTCCACAATCACCGAATTCTCCCTGACGATCAGGACTTTTCCTTTTTTCCCTTTGTGGATCCCCCGTTTGATTTGGATCGTGTCTCCCACGTTGGCCTTCACGATTTTCGTTTTTTTCCGTTGGCTTTCGCTGCCTTCAGTCATTTCCTCTTCATTGATTGCGTCCTTATTCATTCCGTCTTTTTCCGTCATAGCCGATTGCTCCTTTTTTTGTGTTTCCGTCATGAAGTTTCATGCAAGAAGCGTCCGATTATTATTCTATCCATATTCCCCGTTCCAATCCAATACTTTACCTGAAAAAGACGGAAGAATAAAGGCGGTTTTTCACCGGATAAACCCTCCGGAATAACGCAGCCGGTAAACGGTTTTCCCGGAAAGGGCGATCGTCTCTTCGCCCGCAAACCATTCCAATCCGCCGCTAAAGTCGTTCCTGTAAATCCATTCCCCTTCGGCAAACCGGACCGGTCCCCGGTAAGGCTGTTCATGCCCGGCATTCCGCAGCGCCTTTCTCAAGAAGGCGTACACTGCCTTTGCCAAACGATGCTCCAGCCCTTTTTCCACCCCTCCGGCATAACACATGGACCAGACGGGCTTATCCTTGATATATACCACTTCCTGGCCCGCGAAAAACCCCATTCCGAAATAGATGTCCCGGTAAAAATAATCCCCTTCCCGGTATTCCAATTGGCGCGAACCTGCCAAAAGGGGGGGCGTGGAAGCATCGTCCCCTTGGGCCGCATAGGTCGCTTTCTTCGCCCGAATCAAAAAATCGACGAAACGCTTTTCTCCGGCCATTGAATCCGCTCTTCCTTTCCTGATCGAATGGGGCCCGGATGCCGCAGGAAAACCGGTTCGGCAATTCCAAACCCGTTCCCTGAATAGGATAGGAAATTCCGCCCGGCTTTGTCCATCCCGCCGCGGGCCGTCGCCCGGCAAGCCGGATAAATCAGCGCCCGCTTCCGCTTGCCGCGGCCGGTTTTCCAAAAAACCGAGCCGCACCGGCGATCTTTGCGGCGGGCAAAATTTCCCTCAAGCAGGAATTCGGCCGCCCTTTCTCGAATTCATTGGAAAACGGCCACGGTTATTTTTTCAGGAAAGGGGACGGCTATGGAAATCACGCAAATACTTTCCTTTTTGGGGGCGGCCATTTTGCTTACGCTCGCGCCCGGGCCGGATATCCTGTTCGTCATCGCCCAGAGCCTGTCCCGGGGAAAGGCGGCAGGAATCGTGACGGCCGCGGGCCTTTGCACCGGGCTTGTCGTCCATATCAGCGCCGCGGTTCTCGGGATATCCGCCGCCATCTATCGGTCGGCCCTCCTCTTTTCCGCCGTCAAGTACATGGGGGCGGCCTATCTGCTTTATTTGGCTTGGCGGTCCTTCAAGGAAAAAGGGGAAGGTTTGATCTTGCAAAGATCCGAATACAAGGCGTTGAAGTCCTTGTATAAAAAGGGAATTTTCATGAATCTGTTGAACCCGAAAGTGTCCTTGTTTTTCCTGGCCCTTCTTCCCCAGTTTGTCAATGCGTCCGCCGGGAATGTCCCGCTGCAGATGTTCCTTTTAGGGGCCGTTTTCCTTGTCCAGGCATTGGCGATCTTCGTCCTCGTCAGCATCTTTGCCGAAAAAATCGGCCGCCTTCTTCAGCATTCCCCGATCGGAAAGCGGATGAACATCCTTAAAGGGGCGATTTTTGCCCTGATCGGGGTGCAGATCGCCTTCAGCAAAAACCATTGATTTCGCTTTGCCCCGCCGGCCTTTCGCAATCGGGATATTTCCTCCCCCAGTTTTTGGGAAAAGGCGGCGGGACGGCCCGGACAAGGAAAGAGATTGTCCCCTGTCCGCCGGGCAGGAACGTTGGAAAAAACGCATCAGCTCACCCGAGTTGTCATAGGGTGTAAAATCCTGCTCGCGGTCCGTGGAACACGGCCTTCCGGAAATGGAGCCGCTTTGCGACCGCTTCTTTTACAAAAATTCCTGGACTTCATTCATCAGCTTTTCAACCCGCCGCTTCGGTCAAAACATGCGCGTTATCAAAATCTGCAAAAGGATGGGAAAGGCATGCTTTTAAAAAACGCCACGTTCTTAAACAGCGAGATGAAATGGGAAAGGGGGGATCTTTGGATTCAAAACGGAAAGATCCGCCTTTTGCCCGCGGGCAACGATGCGGAGGACGCAGTGAATTGCGAGGATTATTTGATCATTCCCGGCCTGGTCAATGCCCATTTCCACGGCTACTCCCCGCTGGCGAGGGGATTGGTGAAGGACACGGAGCTTCAAGATTGGTTCGACGACACGGTGCCGGGAAAAATCCGGAAAATATTGATCGACTATATTGACAACGTCCTTTCCGAGGAAGATTTTCTCGCCCTCTGCCAAAAAAGCTATGTGGATATGGTGAAAGGCGGGGTCACCTTCGTCAGCGAATCGGATCCGGGGCCGTCGCCTTTCTTGCACGGCAAAGCCATCAATGAAATCGGCATCCGCGGAATCATCGACGTATACGAAAAAATCGGCGAATATGCGGGGCGGCGGGACGGGAGGGTCATTTATGGCAGCCACCTTTTGGAAGAGGAAGATATCAGCGAGGAAGAGCTGGAAAAATGCCGGGAGCGGAAAGCCGAATACGATCCGGTGATGATGGCCCACTGCCTGGAGAACAAATGGCGGCATGATCTCGTGCACGCCAAATACGACCGGTCAAGCGTAAAGTTGTACGACGAAAGAGGTTTGCTGGATGACAAAACCGTCCTTTTCCACGCCGTTTACCTATCCGATGCGGACTTGGATCTGTTGGCCGAAAACGGCTGTTCCGTCGTCCACTGCCCCCTTTCGAATTTGGGATCGGGGGCGGGACTGGCGAAGGTGAAAGAAATGCTGGACAAGGGCATCAATGTCTGCTTGGGCACGGATTACGCCCATACGGACCTATGGGAAGTGATGCGATTCACCTATTATTTATTAAAAATCCGCGCCGAAGTCAGCCGTTTTACCGCGGAGGACGTCTTTCAAATGGCGGCGGCCAACGGGGCAAAGGCCTACCAGATGGACAAGGAAATCGGACAAATCGGGGAAGGCCGTTGCGCCGACCTGGTTTTCATCAAAAAAGATCTCTCCTTCTTTCCCCTCCTGGAAAAAGGGGACTTCTCCACCATTCTTCACAATTTGTTGCTGTACGGGAAA from Caldibacillus debilis DSM 16016 encodes:
- a CDS encoding DUF2187 family protein produces the protein MTEKDGMNKDAINEEEMTEGSESQRKKTKIVKANVGDTIQIKRGIHKGKKGKVLIVRENSVIVEFGKNPKTGEPLKTVVNHKNYKLVK
- a CDS encoding DUF5680 domain-containing protein; its protein translation is MAGEKRFVDFLIRAKKATYAAQGDDASTPPLLAGSRQLEYREGDYFYRDIYFGMGFFAGQEVVYIKDKPVWSMCYAGGVEKGLEHRLAKAVYAFLRKALRNAGHEQPYRGPVRFAEGEWIYRNDFSGGLEWFAGEETIALSGKTVYRLRYSGGFIR
- a CDS encoding LysE family translocator, whose product is MEITQILSFLGAAILLTLAPGPDILFVIAQSLSRGKAAGIVTAAGLCTGLVVHISAAVLGISAAIYRSALLFSAVKYMGAAYLLYLAWRSFKEKGEGLILQRSEYKALKSLYKKGIFMNLLNPKVSLFFLALLPQFVNASAGNVPLQMFLLGAVFLVQALAIFVLVSIFAEKIGRLLQHSPIGKRMNILKGAIFALIGVQIAFSKNH
- a CDS encoding amidohydrolase family protein, with protein sequence MLLKNATFLNSEMKWERGDLWIQNGKIRLLPAGNDAEDAVNCEDYLIIPGLVNAHFHGYSPLARGLVKDTELQDWFDDTVPGKIRKILIDYIDNVLSEEDFLALCQKSYVDMVKGGVTFVSESDPGPSPFLHGKAINEIGIRGIIDVYEKIGEYAGRRDGRVIYGSHLLEEEDISEEELEKCRERKAEYDPVMMAHCLENKWRHDLVHAKYDRSSVKLYDERGLLDDKTVLFHAVYLSDADLDLLAENGCSVVHCPLSNLGSGAGLAKVKEMLDKGINVCLGTDYAHTDLWEVMRFTYYLLKIRAEVSRFTAEDVFQMAAANGAKAYQMDKEIGQIGEGRCADLVFIKKDLSFFPLLEKGDFSTILHNLLLYGKEDCIRHVMVDGKWVMKDRKMVTVDEEALNEKFAEVTEGFFRYLNKEWGR